GCTGCGTCGAGAGCCTGGATGCCGCCCGGGGCCGTCCCACCGCTGTCTTCGCCAGTGTCTTTCGGAGGCGTACGTTTCATTTCAACAGTTCCTTGAACTCGGGCGGCACGCTCGCGCCGCGGAGTTCACCCGTGCCTGTGACAGATGCCCAGGCGCGCTGTTCGAATCCGCTCGCAACCTGCATGTTCCCCACCGAAAGCTTGTAGTCGATTCGAAACCGCCGCTCCCGCCACTCGGTCACTCCCGCACTGACCACCAGTTCATCGTCGTAGCGGGCAGGACCCACAAACTGGGCGCCGACATTGACGAGCGGCGTGACGCTCTTGAAGCGGCGCCGCAGCTCGCGCTGGCTCAATCCATGTCTGCGCAGCCAGCGCTGATAGGTGCAGTCAAACCAGTAGAAGTAGTTGGGATAAAAGACGATTCCGGCTTCGTCGCAATCGCCCCACTCGATCGTAAAAGCTGTCTCAAACATCCGAAACCCTCGCGCCGAACAATGCCGGGCCGAAGCTTAGGCCCGGTCTTGAGATTTCATATAGAAAAAGTAATTCCTCCTTGCGTAAAAATGTGTTGCATATCAGGAAATAGATTGCATGATGCGTAATTGGACCAGTAAGCAAAAGCAAACAGGCAAGGAAGGTCATGCGGCTCGGTCGCATCGCTGTGTTGGGGGGAGGCCCTGCGGGGCTGTACTTCGCCTACCTATGGAAACGCCGGCATCCCCAGGATCAGGTCGATGTCTTCGAGCAGAATCCCGAGGGCGCCACGTGGGGATTCGGAGTCGTTTTCTCCGACAAGGCGCTCGACTTCCTTCGCGCCGATGATCCTGAGACGGCGGAAGCCGTCTCGGCTCGCATGGAGACATGGCGTGACATCACACTCGTTCACCGCGGTGAACGCGTCGTGCTCGATGGCGTCGGATTCTCCGCGGTCGGACGGCTCGATTTCATCACGCAATTGACCGAGCGCGCGCGATCCGCCGGTGCGGATCTCCGGTTCGGCACCGCCGTGCGCTCCGTCGATGAACTCGCGGGATACGATCTGATCGTCGCCTCCGATGGCGTGAACTCGCTGGTCCGAAGGACCTACGAAGGCGACTTCAAGACCTCCCTCTCATATGACGACAACAAGTTCGCCTGGTACGGCACCACCAAGCGCTTCGAGACGCTGACCCAGACCTTCGTCGAAACGGAGTTCGGCAGCTTCAACGCCCATCACTACCGATACTCGCCCACCATGAGCACGTTCATCGTCGAGTGCGATCGCGCAACGTGGCTGCGCGCCGGCTTTGCCGAAAAAACGGAAGAAGAGAGCAGGGCCGTTTGCGAGAAGGTGTTCGCCGACACCCTCAAAGGGCATCCTCTGGTCAACAACAAGTCGATCTGGCGGAATTTCCCGTGGCTGTGGAATGACCGCTGGTCGCACCGAAACATGGTGCTCGTCGGAGACGCGCTTCACACTGCGCATTTCTCGATCGGATCAGGCACGCGCCTGGCAATCGAGGACGTCATCGCCCTCGTCAATGCCCTGGGCAGTGAACCGCACGATCTCCGCCGTGCACTGGAAGCTTATGAGACCGCACGACGCCCGGCGGTGGAGAAGCTGGTCAAGGCCGCAAAGACGAGTGCGTCCTGGTACGAACGCTTTGCAGAGCACATGAAGCTGGCACCGCTGGATTTCGGCTACAGCTACATCACTCGCTCCGGCCGGATCGACGACAGTCAGCTCCACGCGATGTCGCCACGCTTCATGGCGCGCTACGACGCGAATTCATCAGCCCCCAACAAATCGCGATAATGAGGAACGCTCCCATGACGGACGGAATCGGCCATGCGATCGTGGACCATGTGCCAGACGACGCTCCCGGTGCGCAGGAGATCGGCTTCGAGATTCCCGAGCGCTACAACGCCAGTGAAATCCTGTTTGGCAATCTGCAGGCGGGCCGCGCCGACAAGGTCGCCATCTACACCGCGGCAGGCAACACCAGCTACGGTGAACTGTGCGTCAAGGCCGCCAAAGCCGGCAACGCGCTCAGGTCGCTCGGACTTGCCGCGGGTGACCGCGTGCTTCTCCTGCTGAACGACACGGCGTCCTATCCGGCGGTATTTTTCGGGGCAATCCGCGCCGGCTTCGTGCCGATGCTGATCAACACGCTTTCGCCGAAGGACCTCATCGGCTTCTACTTGCAGGACTCGGCCGCGCCGGTCGCCGTCGTCGACGCCGAGTATGCTTTCCTGTTCGACCAGGAGACGATCGCGGGGACGCGGCTTCGGGCACTGATCGTCCTCAACGGTGACGCTGCGTGCGAACTCTCCTCGATCAATCTGCTGAATGGCGACCAATGGTTCGCCCAGTTTCCTTCGGAGCTGGAAGCGGCGCCCACAAGTCGCGACGACATGGCTTTCTGGATGTACAGCTCAGGCAGCACCGGCCGGCCGAAGGGCATCGTGCACCTGCAGCACGACATGGCCTATACGGCGGAGAGTTTTGGCCGTCACATCCTGGCGATCGAAGAGAACGATATCTGTTTCTCGGTGCCGAAGGTCTTCTTCGCCTACGGCTTCGGCAATTCGATCACGTTCCCGTTCTCCGTCGGTGCCAGCACGGTCCTGCTCGCCGGTCGGCCCGAGCCGAATGCGGTTCTCGATATGATCGAGCGATTCAAGCCGACGCTCTTTTTTGGGCTGCCGACCCTCTACACCGCGCTGCTTCATCACCCGCGCATCGAGTCTGCCGACCTCTCGAGCGTGCGCCTTTGCCTGTCGGCCGCCGAGGTGCTGTCTCAGGACATTTTCAACGACTGGAGGCGACGCTTCGGACACGAGATCCTGGAAGGGCTCGGATCAACCGAGGTCCTGCACATCTATCTTTCGAATACGCGCGGCCAGAGAAAAATCGGAACGGCCGGCAAGCGTGTGCCTGGATACGAGATCCGATTGACCACGCCGGAAGGCGAGCCGGTCGGGCGAGGCGAGGAGGGCGTCATGTGGGTCCGCGGCCATTCCAGTGCGCCTTGCTACTGGAATCGACCGGACAAGACCGAACAGACCATGCGCGACAGCGGCTGGATCTGGACCGGCGACAGGCTTGTCGAAGACGCTGACGGATTCTTCACCTTTGTCGGTCGCGTCGATGATCTCATCAAGGTGAGCGGTCAATGGATCTATCCCCTCGAGATCGAGCTCTGCCTGTCCGAACATCCTGCGGTTCGGGAGTGCGCCGTCCTCGGAATGGAGCTTCCCGACCGTCGCATGACGACGAAAGCATTTGTGATCCTTCGCGACGGTTACTGGGCGAGCGAACTGCTGACGCGGGAACTGCAGGATCACGTCAAGTCGAAGCTGCTTCCCTACAAATATCCGCGCCTGATCGAATACTGGTCCGATTTGCCGAAGACCGGAACGGGCAAGATCGATCGGCAGAAGCTGCGTAGCGCGCCAATGGGCGCCTGAACAAGCGGCTAGTCGTTCTCGTCCTCAAGCACAGCGAGACAAACGATGTCCCACGATACGATCATCGCTCCGACCGCCGACACAGCGGAACGCCGGGCCTTCTACGACAAGATCGACAAGAAGAACCTCACGGCTCTGTGGCTGTCGCTGGCCGACCTCGTGACCCCCGAACCGAGGAGTGCCTGTCGCCCGGCGTCCTGGCGCTTTGACGACATCCGCGCGTATATGCTCGAGGCCGGAGGTCTCATCACCGCCAAGGAGGCGGAGCGGAGAGTTCTCGTCCTCGAGAATCCCGGTCTTCGCGGACAATCCAGGATCACGACGGATCTCTACGCCGGCGTGCAACTGGTCATGCCTGGCGAGGTCGCGCCGGCTCACCGCCACACCCAGTCGGCACTGCGGTTCATCCTCGAAGGCGAGGGCGCCTACACCGCCGTCAATGGCGAACGCACTATCATGCATGAGGGCGACTTCATCATTACGCCTCCCTGGGCCTGGCACGATCACGGCAATCCCAGTCCCAACCCGGTCTTCTGGCTGGATGGTCTCGACATCCCTGTCCTGCAGATGCTGGACGCGTCGTTCGCCGAACATCTCGATGTCGACGAACAGCCGATCACCCGACCAGTCGGCGACAGCGACGCCCGTTACGGCCACAACCTTCTCCCTGTGGATCACAAGGGAGGCGGTGGCACCTCGCCGGTGTTCAACTATCCATACGTGCGAACGCGCGAGGCGCTCGAGCGGCTGCGGCGAGCCGCCGCGTGGGACCCTTGCCACGGTCTCAAGATGCGCTACACCAACCCGATTACGGGCAATTACGCCATGGCCACGATGGCGACCTTCATCCAGCTCTTGCCGAAGGACTTTGCAACCGCGGCTTACCGGTCGACGGATGCGACGGTCTTCGTGCCGATCGAAGGGAAGGGCCGCAGCGTCATCTCGTCTCGATCCGGCGAGGATATCGTTATCGAGTGGGGCAAGCGAGACATCTTCGTCGTCCCCTCCTGGCATCGCGTGCGTCACGAGGCGATCGACGGCGACGGGGTGATCTTCTCATATTCGGATCGACCAATTCAGGAAGCCCTACATCTGTTCCGGGAGGACCGCGGCAATGCCTAATGCCATCACCCACTCCGATTTCGTCCTGCCACCTCCGCCGCAGGCCTCGGTCGCGGTTCACAACTCGACAGCGCGCTTTCCGGTGCGTCGTATCATCTGTGTCGGCCGCAACTACGCGGCGCATGCGCGGGAGATGGGGCGCGATCCCGATCGTGAGCCGCCGTTCTTCTTCATGAAACCCGCTGATGCGGTCGTGGACGGGGGGACGACCGTTCCGTATCCGCCCCAGACGAAGAACTTCCACTACGAAATCGAGCTGATCGTCGCGATCGGGAAGGGCGGGACAGACATCGCGGTCGAGCACGCACCCGATCATGTCTGGGGCTACGGCGTAGGCGTCGATCTGACCCGTCGCGATCTGCAGCTTCAGGCCCGCGAGCAAGGCCGTCCCTGGGACTGGGGCAAAGGTTTCGACCGGTCGGCGCCGATCGCCCCGTTGCGGCCGCTCTCACAGGTCGGGCACCC
This genomic interval from Bradyrhizobium sp. NP1 contains the following:
- a CDS encoding acyl-CoA thioesterase — translated: MFETAFTIEWGDCDEAGIVFYPNYFYWFDCTYQRWLRRHGLSQRELRRRFKSVTPLVNVGAQFVGPARYDDELVVSAGVTEWRERRFRIDYKLSVGNMQVASGFEQRAWASVTGTGELRGASVPPEFKELLK
- a CDS encoding fumarylacetoacetate hydrolase family protein produces the protein MPNAITHSDFVLPPPPQASVAVHNSTARFPVRRIICVGRNYAAHAREMGRDPDREPPFFFMKPADAVVDGGTTVPYPPQTKNFHYEIELIVAIGKGGTDIAVEHAPDHVWGYGVGVDLTRRDLQLQAREQGRPWDWGKGFDRSAPIAPLRPLSQVGHPKAGRIWLAVDGVLKQDSDISKLIWPVPDIISICSQSMALGPGDIIMTGTPEGVGPVQRGEVVTGGIEGLGEIRISVK
- the gtdA gene encoding gentisate 1,2-dioxygenase — its product is MSHDTIIAPTADTAERRAFYDKIDKKNLTALWLSLADLVTPEPRSACRPASWRFDDIRAYMLEAGGLITAKEAERRVLVLENPGLRGQSRITTDLYAGVQLVMPGEVAPAHRHTQSALRFILEGEGAYTAVNGERTIMHEGDFIITPPWAWHDHGNPSPNPVFWLDGLDIPVLQMLDASFAEHLDVDEQPITRPVGDSDARYGHNLLPVDHKGGGGTSPVFNYPYVRTREALERLRRAAAWDPCHGLKMRYTNPITGNYAMATMATFIQLLPKDFATAAYRSTDATVFVPIEGKGRSVISSRSGEDIVIEWGKRDIFVVPSWHRVRHEAIDGDGVIFSYSDRPIQEALHLFREDRGNA
- a CDS encoding FAD-dependent monooxygenase produces the protein MRLGRIAVLGGGPAGLYFAYLWKRRHPQDQVDVFEQNPEGATWGFGVVFSDKALDFLRADDPETAEAVSARMETWRDITLVHRGERVVLDGVGFSAVGRLDFITQLTERARSAGADLRFGTAVRSVDELAGYDLIVASDGVNSLVRRTYEGDFKTSLSYDDNKFAWYGTTKRFETLTQTFVETEFGSFNAHHYRYSPTMSTFIVECDRATWLRAGFAEKTEEESRAVCEKVFADTLKGHPLVNNKSIWRNFPWLWNDRWSHRNMVLVGDALHTAHFSIGSGTRLAIEDVIALVNALGSEPHDLRRALEAYETARRPAVEKLVKAAKTSASWYERFAEHMKLAPLDFGYSYITRSGRIDDSQLHAMSPRFMARYDANSSAPNKSR
- a CDS encoding benzoate-CoA ligase family protein, with amino-acid sequence MGHAIVDHVPDDAPGAQEIGFEIPERYNASEILFGNLQAGRADKVAIYTAAGNTSYGELCVKAAKAGNALRSLGLAAGDRVLLLLNDTASYPAVFFGAIRAGFVPMLINTLSPKDLIGFYLQDSAAPVAVVDAEYAFLFDQETIAGTRLRALIVLNGDAACELSSINLLNGDQWFAQFPSELEAAPTSRDDMAFWMYSSGSTGRPKGIVHLQHDMAYTAESFGRHILAIEENDICFSVPKVFFAYGFGNSITFPFSVGASTVLLAGRPEPNAVLDMIERFKPTLFFGLPTLYTALLHHPRIESADLSSVRLCLSAAEVLSQDIFNDWRRRFGHEILEGLGSTEVLHIYLSNTRGQRKIGTAGKRVPGYEIRLTTPEGEPVGRGEEGVMWVRGHSSAPCYWNRPDKTEQTMRDSGWIWTGDRLVEDADGFFTFVGRVDDLIKVSGQWIYPLEIELCLSEHPAVRECAVLGMELPDRRMTTKAFVILRDGYWASELLTRELQDHVKSKLLPYKYPRLIEYWSDLPKTGTGKIDRQKLRSAPMGA